The Camelina sativa cultivar DH55 chromosome 14, Cs, whole genome shotgun sequence genome includes a window with the following:
- the LOC104742127 gene encoding uncharacterized protein LOC104742127 isoform X1 produces the protein MSFVRLRPPTAKSGTMRLPSATKMTGGGLGIAAMSYVAIDYMRYVSPVWHSRLMPVLWSVLALAVVTRVLFYKHWSKELRAAIPFLGSIVFMLCALLFEALCVRSVTAVLGLDWHRDTPPLPDTGQWFLLALNESLPETIVEILRAHIIGLHHFLMLFVMLGFSVVFESVKAPGLGLGARFMFTMGVGRLLRAITFVSTILPSARPWCASARFNNVPSQPHRWAQKYYVPYANDPAAIRKLLHLDAAYADPGRYIGDYRADWGSMSFLSEFLRPSYSEGSSWFALLKKAGGGCNDLLYSGHMLVAVLTAMAWTEAYGGFSSAMIWLFVAHSAQREIRERHHYTVDCIVAIYVGILLWKMTGFIWSDKKKTKQTQLEKIQNRLIHAAKDSDMEAVRRLVEDMEVSSGEEKQSKAVSNRTMTVFACATVITTLTIVFLALTLTSDG, from the exons ATGTCTTTTGTCCGTCTCCGACCTCCAACCGCCAAATCCGGCACGATGCGGCTACCATCCGCCACTAAGATGACCGGAGGTGGACTTGGGATCGCCGCTATGTCATACGTGGCAATCGATTACATGCGTTACGTGTCACCGGTGTGGCATTCTCGTCTTATGCCAGTTCTTTGGTCGGTTCTTGCTCTCGCCGTCGTGACTCGTGTTCTGTTCTACAAGCACTGGTCTAAAGAGCTACGAGCAGCTATTCCTTTCCTTGGTTCAATCGTGTTCATGCTCTGTGCTCTTCTCTTTGAAGCTCTTTGTGTTCGGTCTGTTACTGCTGTTCTTGGCTTAGATTGGCACCG GGATACGCCTCCACTTCCTGATACAGGCCAATGGTTCTTACTTGCACTAAACGAGAGCCTTCCCGAGACAATTGTGGAAATCTTGAGAGCTCATATCATTGGATTGCATCATTTTCTCATGTTGTTTGTAATGTTGGGTTTCTCGGTAGTGTTCGAGTCAGTGAAAGCTCCAGGTTTAGGATTAGGTGCGAG ATTCATGTTTACGATGGGAGTGGGACGTCTTTTAAGAGCTATAACTTTCGTATCGACTATCTTACCTTCAGCTCGACCTTGGTGTGCTTCAGCTCGGTTTAACAATGTACCTTCTCAGCCTCATCGTTGGGCTCAGAAATATTATGTCCCTTATGCTAATGACCCCGCTGCTATACGGAAGCTCCTCCATTTGGATGCAGCTTATG CTGATCCAGGAAGATACATTGGTGACTATAGAGCTGATTGGGGTTCAATGAGCTTCCTCAGTGAGTTCTTGAGACCTAGTTACTCTGAAGGGTCTTCTTGGTTTGCTCTACTAAAGAAAGCTGGAGGTGGTTGTAATGACCTCTTGTATAGTGGTCACATGCTTGTAGCTGTCTTAACCGCTATGGCTTGGACG GAGGCTTATGGAGGTTTCTCTTCGGCAATGATATGGTTGTTCGTGGCTCACAGCGCGCAGAGAGAAATACGAGAGCGCCACCATTACACGGTAGACTGCATCGTGGCGATTTACGTTGGCATCCTTCTCTGGAAAATGACGGGTTTCATCTGGtcagacaaaaagaaaacgaagCAGACACAactagagaagattcagaacag GCTAATCCACGCAGCAAAGGATTCGGACATGGAAGCTGTAAGGAGACTTGTTGAGGACATGGAGGTTAGCTCTGGGGAGGAGAAGCAGAGTAAAGCCGTCTCGAACCGGACAATGACTGTGTTTGCGTGTGCGACAGTGATCACAACACTTACTATAGTGTTTCTGGCGTTGACTTTGACAAGCGACGGCTAA
- the LOC104742127 gene encoding uncharacterized protein LOC104742127 isoform X3 has translation MSFVRLRPPTAKSGTMRLPSATKMTGGGLGIAAMSYVAIDYMRYVSPVWHSRLMPVLWSVLALAVVTRVLFYKHWSKELRAAIPFLGSIVFMLCALLFEALCVRSVTAVLGLDWHRDTPPLPDTGQWFLLALNESLPETIVEILRAHIIGLHHFLMLFVMLGFSVVFESVKAPGLGLGARFMFTMGVGRLLRAITFVSTILPSARPWCASARFNNVPSQPHRWAQKYYVPYANDPAAIRKLLHLDAAYADPGRYIGDYRADWGSMSFLSEFLRPSYSEGSSWFALLKKAGGGCNDLLYSGHMLVAVLTAMAWTEAYGGFSSAMIWLFVAHSAQREIRERHHYTVDCIVAIYVGILLWKMTGFIWSDKKKTKQTQLEKIQNRLIHAAKDSDMEAVRRLVEDMEVSSGEEKQSKAVSNRTMTVFACATVITTLTIVFLALTLTSDG, from the exons ATGTCTTTTGTCCGTCTCCGACCTCCAACCGCCAAATCCGGCACGATGCGGCTACCATCCGCCACTAAGATGACCGGAGGTGGACTTGGGATCGCCGCTATGTCATACGTGGCAATCGATTACATGCGTTACGTGTCACCGGTGTGGCATTCTCGTCTTATGCCAGTTCTTTGGTCGGTTCTTGCTCTCGCCGTCGTGACTCGTGTTCTGTTCTACAAGCACTGGTCTAAAGAGCTACGAGCAGCTATTCCTTTCCTTGGTTCAATCGTGTTCATGCTCTGTGCTCTTCTCTTTGAAGCTCTTTGTGTTCGGTCTGTTACTGCTGTTCTTGGCTTAGATTGGCACCG GGATACGCCTCCACTTCCTGATACAGGCCAATGGTTCTTACTTGCACTAAACGAGAGCCTTCCCGAGACAATTGTGGAAATCTTGAGAGCTCATATCATTGGATTGCATCATTTTCTCATGTTGTTTGTAATGTTGGGTTTCTCGGTAGTGTTCGAGTCAGTGAAAGCTCCAGGTTTAGGATTAGGTGCGAGATTCATGTTTACGATGGGAGTGGGACGTCTTTTAAGAGCTATAACATTCGTATCGACTATCTTACCTTCAGCTCGACCTTGGTGTGCTTCAGCTCGGTTTAACAATGTACCTTCTCAGCCTCATCGTTGGGCTCAGAAATATTATGTCCCTTATGCTAATGACCCCGCTGCTATACGGAAGCTCCTCCATTTGGATGCAGCTTATG CTGATCCAGGAAGATACATTGGTGACTATAGAGCTGATTGGGGTTCAATGAGCTTCCTCAGTGAGTTCTTGAGACCTAGTTACTCTGAAGGGTCTTCTTGGTTTGCTCTACTAAAGAAAGCTGGAGGTGGTTGTAATGACCTCTTGTATAGTGGTCACATGCTTGTAGCTGTCTTAACCGCTATGGCTTGGACG GAGGCTTATGGAGGTTTCTCTTCGGCAATGATATGGTTGTTCGTGGCTCACAGCGCGCAGAGAGAAATACGAGAGCGCCACCATTACACGGTAGACTGCATCGTGGCGATTTACGTTGGCATCCTTCTCTGGAAAATGACGGGTTTCATCTGGtcagacaaaaagaaaacgaagCAGACACAactagagaagattcagaacag GCTAATCCACGCAGCAAAGGATTCGGACATGGAAGCTGTAAGGAGACTTGTTGAGGACATGGAGGTTAGCTCTGGGGAGGAGAAGCAGAGTAAAGCCGTCTCGAACCGGACAATGACTGTGTTTGCGTGTGCGACAGTGATCACAACACTTACTATAGTGTTTCTGGCGTTGACTTTGACAAGCGACGGCTAA
- the LOC104742127 gene encoding uncharacterized protein LOC104742127 isoform X2 has translation MSFVRLRPPTAKSGTMRLPSATKMTGGGLGIAAMSYVAIDYMRYVSPVWHSRLMPVLWSVLALAVVTRVLFYKHWSKELRAAIPFLGSIVFMLCALLFEALCVRSVTAVLGLDWHRDTPPLPDTGQWFLLALNESLPETIVEILRAHIIGLHHFLMLFVMLGFSVVFESVKAPGLGLGARFMFTMGVGRLLRAITFVSTILPSARPWCASARFNNVPSQPHRWAQKYYVPYANDPAAIRKLLHLDAAYADPGRYIGDYRADWGSMSFLSEFLRPSYSEGSSWFALLKKAGGGCNDLLYSGHMLVAVLTAMAWTEAYGGFSSAMIWLFVAHSAQREIRERHHYTVDCIVAIYVGILLWKMTGFIWSDKKKTKQTQLEKIQNRLIHAAKDSDMEAVRRLVEDMEVSSGEEKQSKAVSNRTMTVFACATVITTLTIVFLALTLTSDG, from the exons ATGTCTTTTGTCCGTCTCCGACCTCCAACCGCCAAATCCGGCACGATGCGGCTACCATCCGCCACTAAGATGACCGGAGGTGGACTTGGGATCGCCGCTATGTCATACGTGGCAATCGATTACATGCGTTACGTGTCACCGGTGTGGCATTCTCGTCTTATGCCAGTTCTTTGGTCGGTTCTTGCTCTCGCCGTCGTGACTCGTGTTCTGTTCTACAAGCACTGGTCTAAAGAGCTACGAGCAGCTATTCCTTTCCTTGGTTCAATCGTGTTCATGCTCTGTGCTCTTCTCTTTGAAGCTCTTTGTGTTCGGTCTGTTACTGCTGTTCTTGGCTTAGATTGGCACCG GGATACGCCTCCACTTCCTGATACAGGCCAATGGTTCTTACTTGCACTAAACGAGAGCCTTCCCGAGACAATTGTGGAAATCTTGAGAGCTCATATCATTGGATTGCATCATTTTCTCATGTTGTTTGTAATGTTGGGTTTCTCGGTAGTGTTCGAGTCAGTGAAAGCTCCAGGTTTAGGATTAGGTGCGAG ATTCATGTTTACGATGGGAGTGGGACGTCTTTTAAGAGCTATAACTTTCGTATCGACTATCTTACCTTCAGCTCGACCTTGGTGTGCTTCAGCTCGGTTTAACAATGTACCTTCTCAGCCTCATCGTTGGGCTCAGAAATATTATGTCCCTTATGCTAATGACCCCGCTGCTATACGGAAGCTCCTCCATTTGGATGCAGCTTATG CTGATCCAGGAAGATACATTGGTGACTATAGAGCTGATTGGGGTTCAATGAGCTTCCTCAGTGAGTTCTTGAGACCTAGTTACTCTGAAGGGTCTTCTTGGTTTGCTCTACTAAAGAAAGCTGGAGGTGGTTGTAATGACCTCTTGTATAGTGGTCACATGCTTGTAGCTGTCTTAACCGCTATGGCTTGGACG GAGGCTTATGGAGGTTTCTCTTCGGCAATGATATGGTTGTTCGTGGCTCACAGCGCGCAGAGAGAAATACGAGAGCGCCACCATTACACGGTAGACTGCATCGTGGCGATTTACGTTGGCATCCTTCTCTGGAAAATGACGGGTTTCATCTG GtcagacaaaaagaaaacgaagCAGACACAactagagaagattcagaacagGCTAATCCACGCAGCAAAGGATTCGGACATGGAAGCTGTAAGGAGACTTGTTGAGGACATGGAGGTTAGCTCTGGGGAGGAGAAGCAGAGTAAAGCCGTCTCGAACCGGACAATGACTGTGTTTGCGTGTGCGACAGTGATCACAACACTTACTATAGTGTTTCTGGCGTTGACTTTGACAAGCGACGGCTAA